A single Bacillota bacterium DNA region contains:
- the rplL gene encoding 50S ribosomal protein L7/L12, whose translation MTREEILQAIENMTVLELAELVKEMEEKFGVSAAAPVAMAMPAAGGAAEAAEEQTEFDVILESAGQKKIGVIKVVREITGLGLKEAKELVDSAPKAVKEGVSKEEAEDIKAKLEEAGASVNLK comes from the coding sequence ATGACCAGAGAAGAAATCTTACAAGCGATAGAGAACATGACAGTTTTGGAGTTAGCTGAATTAGTAAAAGAAATGGAAGAAAAATTTGGCGTGTCCGCTGCTGCTCCTGTGGCAATGGCTATGCCGGCAGCTGGCGGCGCTGCTGAAGCTGCTGAAGAACAAACTGAGTTTGACGTTATTCTTGAATCCGCAGGCCAGAAGAAAATTGGCGTTATTAAAGTAGTTCGCGAAATTACTGGCTTAGGTCTGAAAGAAGCTAAAGAATTAGTTGACAGCGCTCCGAAAGCTGTTAAAGAGGGCGTCAGCAAAGAAGAAGCTGAAGATATCAAGGCTAAACTTGAAGAAGCTGGCGCAAGCGTAAACCTGAAGTAA
- a CDS encoding 50S ribosomal protein L10 — protein MFACSGSPTVFGGPFLLHNSVGGEKVARPDKVAAVAEIKDKLSRAQSVVLADYRGLNVAQATELRKQLREAGIEYKVVKNTLTIIAARECGLDGLASLLTGPTAIAFGYDDPVAPAKILSEFAKANKDLELKGGVLDGQVMNVEDVKALADLPSREELLAQVLRGMQAPIAGFVNVLQGTIRNFVYALDAVRKQKEEAGA, from the coding sequence ATGTTTGCCTGTTCTGGATCTCCGACTGTCTTTGGAGGTCCTTTTTTGTTGCATAATTCCGTGGGAGGTGAAAAGGTGGCAAGACCAGATAAAGTTGCAGCAGTTGCAGAAATTAAAGATAAACTGAGTAGAGCACAAAGTGTTGTTCTTGCTGACTATCGCGGCCTCAATGTAGCTCAAGCTACTGAGTTGAGAAAACAGCTGAGAGAAGCAGGTATTGAGTACAAGGTTGTCAAAAATACTTTGACAATTATCGCTGCCAGAGAGTGCGGCTTAGATGGCTTAGCTTCTCTGCTGACCGGACCAACAGCAATTGCTTTTGGTTATGATGATCCAGTGGCTCCGGCAAAAATCTTAAGTGAGTTTGCTAAAGCCAACAAGGATCTTGAGCTTAAGGGCGGTGTTTTAGATGGCCAAGTTATGAATGTCGAAGACGTTAAAGCGCTTGCCGATCTGCCGTCCAGAGAAGAGCTGCTCGCACAAGTACTGCGCGGTATGCAGGCACCTATTGCTGGCTTCGTCAACGTACTGCAGGGTACAATCCGCAATTTTGTTTATGCATTGGACGCTGTGCGTAAGCAGAAAGAGGAAGCCGGTGCATAA
- the rplA gene encoding 50S ribosomal protein L1: MAKRGKRYQEAAKLVDRSNLYSVDEALELVKKAATAKFNETVEVALKLGVDPRHADQQVRGTVVLPHGTGSDVRVLVFAKGEKAKEAEDAGADYVGAEELAEKIQGGWLDFDVAIATPDMMGVVGRLGRILGPRGLMPNPKTGTVTFEVATAVEESKAGKVEFRVNREAGMHVPIGKASFEVAQLRDNFYALLGAIVKSKPAAAKGTYLRKVSVSSTMGPGVRVNPQDILANVR, translated from the coding sequence ATGGCTAAGCGAGGTAAACGCTACCAAGAGGCAGCCAAGTTAGTAGACAGAAGCAATCTTTATTCAGTTGATGAGGCATTGGAACTGGTAAAGAAAGCTGCAACTGCTAAGTTCAATGAAACCGTTGAAGTCGCTCTGAAGCTCGGTGTTGATCCGCGTCATGCCGATCAGCAGGTTAGGGGTACTGTAGTACTGCCCCACGGTACCGGCAGCGATGTCCGAGTTCTGGTGTTTGCTAAAGGCGAGAAAGCCAAAGAGGCAGAAGACGCCGGTGCTGATTACGTAGGAGCAGAGGAGTTAGCTGAAAAGATTCAAGGCGGCTGGCTCGATTTCGATGTGGCAATTGCAACTCCTGATATGATGGGTGTTGTAGGTAGACTGGGTCGGATTTTAGGTCCACGTGGGTTAATGCCAAATCCAAAGACCGGCACTGTTACTTTTGAAGTTGCTACTGCCGTAGAAGAATCAAAGGCAGGTAAAGTTGAATTTAGAGTCAACAGAGAGGCCGGCATGCATGTGCCGATTGGAAAAGCTTCCTTTGAAGTAGCTCAGTTGAGAGACAATTTCTACGCTCTGCTCGGTGCGATTGTCAAGTCAAAACCAGCAGCAGCTAAAGGAACTTACCTGAGAAAAGTTTCTGTCTCTTCAACAATGGGTCCGGGTGTCCGGGTTAACCCTCAAGATATTCTCGCTAACGTGAGATAA
- the rplK gene encoding 50S ribosomal protein L11 codes for MAKKISAIVKLQVPAGKATPAPPVGPALGQHGIAIMEFCKAFNERTAQQAGMIIPVVITVYEDRSFTFITKTPPAAVLLKKAMNLEKASGEPNREKVGTIKRAKVREIAELKMADLNAADLDAATRMIEGTARSMGIIVED; via the coding sequence ATGGCTAAGAAGATCAGTGCAATTGTCAAACTACAAGTCCCTGCAGGTAAAGCTACTCCAGCTCCTCCCGTAGGTCCAGCACTTGGTCAGCATGGTATTGCAATTATGGAGTTTTGTAAGGCATTCAATGAAAGGACTGCGCAGCAGGCAGGCATGATTATTCCTGTTGTGATTACTGTCTATGAAGATCGGTCCTTTACATTCATTACCAAGACTCCACCAGCAGCTGTCTTGCTGAAAAAAGCAATGAACCTGGAAAAAGCTTCCGGTGAACCAAACCGTGAAAAGGTCGGCACCATTAAAAGAGCTAAGGTTCGGGAAATTGCTGAGCTGAAGATGGCTGATTTGAACGCTGCAGACCTTGATGCCGCTACGCGGATGATTGAGGGTACAGCGCGCAGCATGGGAATAATTGTAGAAGATTAA